One window of Curtobacterium sp. 458 genomic DNA carries:
- a CDS encoding DEAD/DEAH box helicase, translated as MTVELSAEQRAVFDYIEHTRDHVFITGRAGTGKSTLLNHLSWHTEKQVVICAPTGVAALNVGGQTIHSLFRLPIGLIADAELRQGPDTRKLLNTIDTLVIDEVSMVNADLLDAMDRSLRKARGRQFEAFGGVQVVMFGDPYQLPPVPGDGDERAYFTDHYRSMWFFDAKVWLEAELHIVELATVHRQRDDAFAAMLTAVRHGRVTADIAGQLNTAGARPAPDDAITLATRNDTVARINKAALDRLPGKVKTARADVNGDFGGRNFPADEALELKPGAHVMFLRNDPDQRWVNGTLGVVTTIRDTVWVDVDGESFEVQPSVWEKFKYSYDPDKKELKKDTVGEFQQFPLRLAWAVTIHKSQGSTYDRAVVDLGNRVFSAGQTYVALSRLTSLEGLYLTRPLRPQDIIVDLDVRRFMSEAPRVVATELEAPKPADG; from the coding sequence GTGACCGTCGAGCTCAGCGCCGAACAGCGCGCGGTCTTCGACTACATCGAGCACACGCGCGACCACGTGTTCATCACCGGCCGCGCAGGGACCGGCAAGTCGACGCTGCTGAACCACCTGTCCTGGCACACCGAGAAGCAGGTCGTGATCTGCGCGCCGACCGGTGTCGCTGCGCTGAACGTCGGGGGGCAGACGATCCACTCGCTGTTCCGGCTCCCGATCGGGCTCATCGCCGACGCCGAGCTCCGGCAGGGGCCGGACACCCGCAAGCTCCTCAACACGATCGACACCCTCGTGATCGACGAGGTCTCGATGGTGAACGCCGACCTCCTCGACGCGATGGACCGCTCGCTCCGGAAGGCGCGCGGTCGGCAGTTCGAGGCGTTCGGCGGCGTGCAGGTCGTCATGTTCGGCGACCCGTACCAGCTCCCGCCGGTGCCGGGCGACGGGGACGAGCGCGCGTACTTCACCGACCACTACCGCTCGATGTGGTTCTTCGACGCGAAGGTCTGGCTCGAGGCCGAGCTCCACATCGTCGAACTCGCGACCGTGCACCGGCAGCGCGACGACGCCTTCGCCGCGATGCTGACCGCCGTGCGGCACGGGCGGGTGACGGCGGACATCGCCGGACAGCTCAACACCGCGGGGGCGCGGCCGGCGCCCGACGACGCGATCACCCTCGCGACGCGGAACGACACCGTGGCGCGGATCAACAAGGCGGCGCTCGATCGACTGCCCGGGAAGGTGAAGACCGCGCGGGCCGACGTCAACGGCGACTTCGGTGGGCGGAACTTCCCCGCGGACGAGGCCCTCGAGCTGAAGCCCGGGGCCCACGTGATGTTCCTCCGCAACGACCCCGACCAGCGCTGGGTGAACGGGACCCTCGGCGTCGTGACGACCATCCGTGACACCGTGTGGGTCGACGTCGACGGGGAGTCCTTCGAGGTCCAGCCGTCCGTGTGGGAGAAGTTCAAGTACTCCTACGACCCGGACAAGAAGGAGCTCAAGAAGGACACCGTGGGGGAGTTCCAGCAGTTCCCGCTCCGGCTGGCCTGGGCGGTGACGATCCACAAGTCGCAGGGCAGCACCTACGACCGCGCCGTGGTGGACCTCGGGAACCGGGTGTTCAGTGCCGGCCAGACGTACGTCGCGCTGTCGCGGCTGACCTCCCTCGAGGGGCTGTACCTGACGAGACCCCTGCGTCCGCAGGACATCATCGTGGACCTCGACGTCCGACGGTTCATGTCCGAGGCGCCGCGCGTGGTCGCGACCGAGCTCGAGGCGCCGAAGCCGGCCGACGGCTGA
- a CDS encoding cytochrome c oxidase assembly protein: MNRIARTIGPAVLLLAAFFSLLVALVIGGGANPALIADPGAVVRFGLPIARVVVDLSAAATIGGLALATVGFSRTAPEWDRAIDVAAAAAGLWTVSSVVTTFFTFLSVAGSQVSLDEQFGQSMGVFLTGTDLGLAWLVTVLVAASVTVLCFAVRARGMVALTAGVAMIGLVPLAQQGHAAGTASHDAAVTALGLHLVGAALWVGGLVMVVLVRPVLGGERLPLVIGRYSSIALGCVVLVAVSGVASAQIRVGAFSNLATPYGVLVLVKVGAIVAMGVLGAVQRRRAIRSLTERPGSGRTFWALIVTELAVMGVASGFAAALGRTATPTDQIALSKTTDPTPAELLTDDPLPHAPGSWGWLTAWNIDLFWLMAAVLLAATYAAGVVRLRRRGEPWPVRRSVAAGIAVVCLVVATSGSLHTYDRFLVSANVGAHVLLGLVVPALAWAAAPVQLIRAAVHQRRDGSTGVREWTDLLVDNAVVRYLVQPFPAFLLLAAVWWAYAATQVLRWSVSDSTGRTVIDVVFLLVGLLALPGLLTPVAAGARRASTSAAVVRIIGAVVVAAGLVSLGIAVQGPLGLLQASWFGAMGRTWGPDPYADQARAGTLLVASGVAVVVLVVVVVLVRLRRDRAATDAEVGASVPSIVHDGAAGSNLGADVAPGDRGVRRRDRGSTSSRVADPEDDFDDVSDDGEAARAGHADEAGAEARATRASRPSSDHGADAP; the protein is encoded by the coding sequence GTGAACCGGATCGCGCGCACCATCGGCCCCGCCGTGCTGCTGCTCGCCGCGTTCTTCTCGCTGCTGGTCGCGCTGGTGATCGGTGGCGGAGCGAACCCCGCGCTCATCGCCGACCCGGGTGCCGTCGTGCGCTTCGGGCTGCCGATCGCCCGGGTCGTGGTCGACCTCTCCGCAGCAGCGACGATCGGTGGGCTCGCCCTCGCGACCGTCGGCTTCTCGCGCACCGCGCCGGAGTGGGACCGCGCGATCGACGTCGCCGCCGCTGCCGCCGGACTCTGGACGGTGTCGAGCGTCGTCACGACGTTCTTCACGTTCCTCAGCGTCGCCGGGTCGCAGGTCTCGCTCGACGAGCAGTTCGGGCAGTCGATGGGGGTGTTCCTCACCGGCACGGACCTCGGGCTCGCGTGGCTCGTGACCGTCCTCGTCGCGGCGTCGGTCACCGTGCTCTGCTTCGCCGTGCGGGCGCGGGGCATGGTCGCCCTGACCGCCGGGGTCGCGATGATCGGCCTCGTCCCGCTCGCGCAGCAGGGGCACGCCGCCGGCACCGCGAGCCACGACGCCGCGGTCACCGCGCTCGGGCTGCACCTCGTCGGCGCTGCGCTGTGGGTCGGCGGGCTCGTGATGGTCGTCCTCGTCCGGCCGGTCCTCGGTGGCGAGCGGCTCCCGCTCGTCATCGGCCGCTACTCGAGCATCGCGCTCGGGTGCGTCGTGCTCGTGGCGGTGTCCGGGGTCGCGTCCGCGCAGATCCGCGTCGGCGCGTTCTCGAACCTCGCGACGCCGTACGGCGTCCTCGTGCTCGTGAAGGTCGGCGCGATCGTCGCGATGGGTGTCCTCGGAGCGGTGCAGCGCCGTCGGGCCATCCGATCGCTCACCGAACGCCCGGGCAGCGGCCGGACCTTCTGGGCGCTCATCGTCACCGAGCTCGCGGTGATGGGCGTCGCGTCGGGGTTCGCCGCGGCACTCGGACGGACCGCGACCCCGACGGACCAGATCGCGCTGAGCAAGACGACGGACCCGACACCGGCCGAGCTCCTCACGGACGACCCGCTCCCGCACGCTCCGGGGTCGTGGGGCTGGCTGACCGCGTGGAACATCGACCTCTTCTGGCTCATGGCGGCCGTCCTGCTCGCCGCGACGTACGCAGCCGGGGTCGTGCGGCTGCGTCGTCGCGGGGAACCCTGGCCCGTCCGGCGCTCGGTCGCCGCGGGCATCGCCGTCGTGTGCCTCGTGGTCGCGACCTCGGGCTCGCTCCACACCTACGACCGCTTCCTCGTCTCCGCGAACGTCGGCGCCCACGTGCTGCTCGGACTCGTCGTCCCGGCGCTCGCCTGGGCGGCCGCGCCCGTGCAGCTGATCCGGGCGGCGGTGCACCAGCGACGCGACGGCAGCACCGGCGTCCGCGAGTGGACCGACCTCCTCGTCGACAACGCCGTCGTGCGCTACCTCGTCCAGCCGTTCCCGGCGTTCCTGCTCCTCGCCGCCGTGTGGTGGGCGTACGCCGCGACGCAGGTCCTGCGGTGGTCGGTGAGCGACTCCACCGGTCGCACCGTGATCGACGTGGTCTTCCTGCTCGTCGGGCTGCTCGCACTGCCCGGCCTGCTGACCCCCGTCGCAGCCGGTGCACGGCGCGCGTCGACGTCGGCCGCCGTCGTGCGGATCATCGGTGCCGTCGTGGTCGCAGCGGGTCTCGTCTCGCTCGGCATCGCGGTGCAGGGGCCGCTCGGGCTCCTGCAGGCGTCCTGGTTCGGGGCGATGGGCCGGACGTGGGGGCCCGACCCGTACGCGGACCAGGCGCGTGCCGGCACGCTGCTCGTGGCGTCCGGGGTCGCGGTCGTGGTGCTCGTCGTCGTGGTGGTGCTCGTCCGGCTGCGGCGGGACCGGGCCGCGACGGACGCCGAGGTCGGGGCGTCGGTCCCGTCGATCGTGCACGACGGGGCGGCCGGGTCGAACCTCGGAGCCGACGTCGCGCCGGGCGATCGCGGGGTTCGACGTCGGGACCGAGGTTCGACGTCGAGCCGCGTCGCAGACCCCGAGGACGACTTCGACGACGTGAGCGATGACGGCGAGGCCGCCCGGGCCGGCCACGCCGACGAGGCGGGTGCGGAGGCGAGGGCGACCCGTGCCTCCCGGCCGAGCAGCGACCACGGGGCGGACGCGCCGTGA
- a CDS encoding HU family DNA-binding protein encodes MADKSLNRTELVAAVAQESGQSQATVNGVVDALFSVVSSSVADGTKVTIPGWIAFEKTHRAARTGRNPQTGEAIEIAASDSVKVSAGSKLKAAVK; translated from the coding sequence ATGGCTGACAAGTCCCTGAACCGTACCGAGCTCGTCGCTGCCGTCGCGCAGGAGTCCGGCCAGAGCCAGGCCACCGTGAACGGCGTCGTCGACGCGCTGTTCAGCGTCGTCTCGAGCTCGGTTGCCGACGGCACCAAGGTCACGATCCCCGGCTGGATCGCCTTCGAGAAGACCCACCGCGCCGCCCGCACCGGCCGCAACCCGCAGACGGGTGAGGCCATCGAGATCGCCGCGAGCGACTCGGTCAAGGTCAGCGCCGGCTCGAAGCTGAAGGCTGCTGTCAAGTAG
- the rpsN gene encoding 30S ribosomal protein S14, with protein sequence MAKKSKIAKNNQRAEVIARYAERRLELKKALVDPNGTDESREAARVGLQKLPRDASPVRYRNRDAIDGRPRGHLGEYGISRVRFRDMAHRGELPGITKSSW encoded by the coding sequence ATGGCGAAGAAGAGCAAGATCGCGAAGAACAACCAGCGCGCCGAGGTCATCGCGCGCTACGCCGAGCGTCGCCTCGAGCTGAAGAAGGCCCTCGTGGACCCGAACGGTACCGACGAGTCGCGTGAGGCCGCCCGCGTCGGCCTGCAGAAGCTCCCGCGCGACGCGTCGCCGGTGCGCTACCGCAACCGCGACGCCATCGACGGTCGCCCCCGTGGCCACCTCGGTGAGTACGGCATCAGCCGTGTCCGCTTCCGCGACATGGCCCACCGTGGCGAGCTCCCCGGCATCACGAAGAGCTCCTGGTAA
- the rpmG gene encoding 50S ribosomal protein L33 — protein MAKKGQDIRPIIKLRSTAGTGFTYVTKKNRRNNPDRLVLKKYDPVVRKHVDFREER, from the coding sequence ATGGCGAAAAAGGGTCAGGACATCCGTCCGATCATCAAGCTCCGCTCCACGGCGGGGACCGGGTTCACGTACGTGACCAAGAAGAACCGTCGGAACAACCCCGACCGTCTCGTGCTCAAGAAGTACGACCCGGTGGTCCGCAAGCACGTCGACTTCCGTGAGGAGCGCTAA
- the rpmB gene encoding 50S ribosomal protein L28 has protein sequence MAAVCQVTGATPGFGHNISHSHRRTKRRFDPNVQKKTYYVPSLRRNVTLTLSAKGIKVIDARGIESVVKDLLARGEKI, from the coding sequence ATGGCAGCAGTGTGCCAGGTGACCGGCGCCACCCCCGGCTTCGGTCACAACATCTCGCACTCGCACCGCCGGACGAAGCGCCGCTTCGACCCGAACGTGCAGAAGAAGACGTACTACGTGCCCTCGCTTCGTCGTAACGTCACGCTCACGCTCAGCGCAAAGGGCATCAAGGTGATCGACGCACGCGGCATCGAGTCCGTCGTCAAGGATCTCCTCGCCCGTGGGGAGAAGATCTGA
- a CDS encoding alpha/beta hydrolase produces MHVILVPGFWLDASAWDDVAPVLVEAGHSVQAVTRAGDSLDEQVASLVAVLDEVATADEPVVLAGHSGAGPIAYMAADQRPSLVAHLLYVDTFPGPEGGCVNDELPVVDGVVPLPSWDVWEASTLRGMTDEVRARFERVAIPEPASVPSDPFHYSDPARHAIPATVISCEIPAADLAQMVNDHQAWAAELVATEELTIVGLDTGHWPMFTAPRELGELMVQALAPKPTDGP; encoded by the coding sequence ATGCACGTGATCCTGGTGCCCGGGTTCTGGCTCGACGCGAGTGCGTGGGACGACGTCGCTCCGGTGCTGGTCGAGGCCGGCCACTCGGTGCAGGCCGTGACCCGCGCGGGCGACTCGCTCGACGAACAGGTGGCGTCGCTCGTCGCGGTGCTCGACGAGGTCGCGACGGCTGACGAGCCGGTCGTGCTCGCGGGGCACTCCGGCGCCGGGCCGATCGCGTACATGGCTGCGGACCAGCGGCCGTCGCTCGTGGCGCACCTGCTCTACGTCGACACGTTCCCCGGCCCGGAGGGTGGCTGCGTCAACGACGAGCTGCCCGTGGTCGACGGGGTCGTGCCGCTGCCGTCGTGGGACGTCTGGGAGGCCTCGACCCTCCGCGGCATGACCGACGAGGTGCGCGCTCGGTTCGAGCGCGTCGCGATCCCCGAGCCGGCGTCGGTGCCCTCCGACCCCTTCCACTACAGCGACCCGGCGCGGCACGCGATCCCCGCGACGGTGATCTCGTGCGAGATCCCGGCGGCCGACCTGGCGCAGATGGTCAACGACCACCAGGCGTGGGCGGCCGAGCTCGTGGCGACGGAGGAGCTCACGATCGTGGGACTCGACACGGGGCACTGGCCGATGTTCACGGCGCCGCGGGAGCTCGGCGAGCTCATGGTGCAGGCGCTCGCGCCGAAGCCGACCGACGGGCCGTAG
- a CDS encoding transcriptional repressor translates to MNAVQKPKRNTWQREAVRGALDSTEGFVSAQALHQHLREGGSTIGLATVYRALADLASDGDADSLQQDGESLYRACTTAEHHHHLICRNCGRTVEIEADPVERWAQEVAAQHGFTNASHVVDIFGECAACTAARSEA, encoded by the coding sequence GTGAACGCCGTGCAGAAGCCCAAGCGGAACACCTGGCAGCGTGAGGCCGTCCGCGGCGCGCTCGACTCGACCGAGGGGTTCGTGAGCGCGCAGGCGCTCCACCAGCACCTCCGTGAGGGTGGCTCCACGATCGGCCTCGCGACCGTCTACCGGGCGTTGGCCGACCTGGCGTCCGATGGGGACGCTGACTCGCTGCAGCAGGACGGCGAGTCGCTCTACCGTGCCTGCACGACCGCCGAGCACCACCACCACCTCATCTGCCGGAACTGCGGGCGGACCGTCGAGATCGAGGCGGACCCGGTCGAGCGGTGGGCGCAGGAGGTGGCAGCGCAGCACGGGTTCACGAACGCGAGCCACGTCGTGGACATCTTCGGCGAGTGCGCGGCGTGCACCGCGGCGCGTTCTGAGGCGTAG
- a CDS encoding metal ABC transporter permease — protein sequence MDVWSQVFSFQDYGELLVLVQNSIWAGAVLGIVGGLIGPFVVARNMPFAVHGISELSFAGASASLLLGVNVVTGSLVGSVIAALLIGVLGSRARERNSIIAVLMPFGLGLGILCLALYKGRAANKFGLLTGQIVSVDNPQLTFLIVIAAIVVATLLVIWRPLMFSSVDPDVAAAAGVPVRTLAIVFMLALGLATAVSVQIVGALLVLSLLVTPAAAALRLSSHPVVVPVLSTVFAVTSVVGGILLALGGGLPISPYVTTISFAIWVVCRIVGARKDKRGRDRVARRERTGGGDPGLRSGAGAAAKIGVSA from the coding sequence ATGGACGTGTGGTCGCAGGTCTTCTCCTTCCAGGACTACGGCGAGCTCCTCGTGCTCGTGCAGAACTCGATCTGGGCGGGCGCGGTGCTCGGCATCGTCGGCGGACTCATCGGTCCCTTCGTCGTCGCCCGGAACATGCCGTTCGCGGTGCACGGCATCTCGGAGCTCTCGTTCGCCGGTGCCTCGGCGTCGCTGCTCCTCGGGGTGAACGTCGTCACCGGATCGCTCGTCGGGTCGGTGATCGCGGCGCTGCTCATCGGCGTGCTCGGGTCCCGGGCGCGGGAGCGCAACTCGATCATCGCGGTGCTCATGCCGTTCGGCCTCGGGCTCGGCATCCTCTGCCTCGCGCTCTACAAGGGTCGCGCGGCGAACAAGTTCGGCCTGCTCACGGGCCAGATCGTCTCGGTCGACAACCCCCAGCTGACGTTCCTGATCGTCATCGCGGCCATCGTCGTCGCCACGCTGCTGGTGATCTGGCGCCCGCTGATGTTCTCCTCCGTGGACCCGGACGTGGCGGCCGCGGCCGGGGTCCCGGTGCGGACGCTCGCGATCGTGTTCATGCTCGCGCTCGGCCTCGCCACCGCGGTGTCGGTGCAGATCGTCGGGGCGCTGCTCGTGCTCTCCCTGCTCGTCACCCCGGCCGCCGCCGCGCTCCGTCTGAGCTCGCACCCGGTCGTCGTGCCCGTCCTGTCGACGGTGTTCGCCGTGACGAGCGTCGTCGGTGGCATCCTGCTCGCCCTCGGCGGAGGCCTGCCGATCAGCCCCTACGTGACGACCATCTCGTTCGCGATCTGGGTGGTGTGCCGGATCGTCGGAGCGCGGAAGGACAAGCGCGGACGCGACCGCGTCGCACGACGCGAGCGGACCGGCGGAGGTGATCCGGGCCTCCGGTCAGGTGCCGGAGCAGCAGCGAAGATCGGAGTCAGCGCGTGA
- a CDS encoding ATP-binding cassette domain-containing protein — MTVQAPERTAAAPRSGGSAVLTLRDAGLSYGSRKLWDGLDLDVAPGEFVAVLGPNGAGKTSLLRTVLGQQALTSGSMTFLGQPVRRGHRRIGYIPQQRLMEAGTPLRARDMVAQGVTGHRWGVRAASRADRARVDRILDEVGATAFADAPVAELSGGEQQRTRVGQAIAADPALLLCDEPLISLDLRHQRGVTELIDRQRRQQGAAVLFVTHDVNPILDVVDRVLYIAGGRFRIGAPDEVLRTDVLSDLYGTPVDVVRTMGRIVIVGANEAAHDHHCDPDPHAPTTDEGRI, encoded by the coding sequence GTGACCGTCCAGGCCCCCGAACGGACCGCCGCTGCACCACGCAGCGGCGGTTCCGCCGTGCTCACGCTCCGCGACGCCGGGCTCTCCTACGGCTCGCGGAAGCTCTGGGACGGCCTCGACCTCGACGTCGCGCCGGGGGAGTTCGTCGCGGTCCTCGGACCGAACGGCGCCGGCAAGACCTCGCTGCTCCGGACCGTCCTCGGCCAACAGGCGCTGACGAGCGGCAGCATGACGTTCCTCGGCCAGCCCGTCCGCCGCGGTCACCGTCGCATCGGCTACATCCCGCAGCAGCGGCTGATGGAGGCGGGGACGCCGCTCCGCGCCCGGGACATGGTCGCGCAGGGCGTCACGGGGCACCGGTGGGGCGTCCGTGCGGCGTCCCGTGCCGACCGTGCCCGGGTCGACCGGATCCTCGACGAGGTCGGCGCGACGGCGTTCGCGGACGCCCCGGTCGCCGAGCTGTCCGGTGGCGAGCAGCAGCGCACCCGCGTCGGGCAGGCGATCGCGGCCGACCCCGCGCTCCTGCTCTGCGACGAGCCGCTCATCTCGCTCGACCTCCGGCACCAGCGCGGCGTGACCGAGCTCATCGACCGCCAGCGCCGACAGCAGGGCGCCGCGGTGCTGTTCGTCACGCACGACGTCAACCCGATCCTCGACGTCGTCGACCGGGTGCTCTACATCGCCGGCGGCCGCTTCCGGATCGGTGCCCCCGACGAGGTCCTCCGCACCGACGTGCTGAGCGACCTGTACGGCACACCCGTCGACGTCGTGCGCACCATGGGACGCATCGTGATCGTCGGCGCGAACGAGGCCGCGCACGACCACCACTGCGACCCGGACCCGCACGCGCCGACGACGGACGAGGGGCGGATCTGA
- a CDS encoding zinc ABC transporter substrate-binding protein, with product MQQRLLALPLIAGAAALALSGCATSSASGNGSSDGTIRVVASTNVYGSLVQAVGGDDVSVTSILDDPSQDPHSFESSAKTQLAVSKADLLIENGGGYDDFMTTLADASNTKADTINVVKLSGLDKGGDAEFNEHVFYDYPTMVKLVDDVATRLGDLDSSGKSTFEANAKTLTGKLDQLESQTASLKTQYDGEKVAYTEPVPGYLFDAIGLDNVTPEKFSEAIEEGDDVPPAALNDTLKLFSSKTVKLLAYNEQTSSAETEQVKQAAEKAGVPVVGVTETLPKGDDYVSWQQANIDEVKAALAK from the coding sequence ATGCAGCAGCGTCTCCTCGCCCTCCCGCTCATCGCCGGCGCCGCCGCGCTCGCCCTGTCGGGCTGCGCGACCAGCTCCGCCTCCGGCAACGGGAGCTCGGACGGCACCATCCGGGTGGTCGCGTCGACCAACGTGTACGGCTCGCTCGTCCAGGCCGTCGGCGGCGACGACGTGTCGGTGACGAGCATCCTCGACGACCCCTCCCAGGACCCGCACTCGTTCGAGTCGAGCGCGAAGACGCAGCTCGCGGTGTCGAAGGCCGACCTCCTCATCGAGAACGGCGGCGGGTACGACGACTTCATGACCACCCTCGCAGACGCCTCGAACACGAAGGCCGACACGATCAACGTGGTGAAGCTCTCCGGGCTCGACAAGGGCGGCGACGCCGAGTTCAACGAGCACGTGTTCTACGACTACCCGACGATGGTGAAGCTGGTGGACGACGTCGCCACCCGCCTGGGCGACCTCGACAGCTCGGGCAAGAGCACGTTCGAGGCCAACGCGAAGACCCTCACCGGCAAGCTCGACCAACTCGAGTCGCAGACCGCGTCGCTCAAGACGCAGTACGACGGGGAGAAGGTCGCGTACACCGAGCCGGTCCCGGGCTACCTCTTCGACGCGATCGGCCTCGACAACGTCACCCCGGAGAAGTTCTCCGAGGCGATCGAGGAGGGCGACGACGTGCCGCCGGCCGCCCTCAACGACACGCTCAAGCTGTTCAGCAGCAAAACCGTGAAGCTCCTCGCCTACAACGAGCAGACGTCGAGCGCGGAGACCGAGCAGGTCAAGCAGGCCGCCGAGAAGGCCGGTGTCCCGGTGGTCGGTGTCACGGAGACCCTCCCGAAGGGGGATGATTACGTCTCGTGGCAGCAGGCGAACATCGACGAGGTGAAGGCGGCGCTGGCGAAGTGA
- a CDS encoding PTS transporter subunit EIIC, which yields MSATTATDVPEKKTPKKQSKLFANAQRLGRSLLLPIAVMPAAGILNRIGQPDLLGAIPGFETGAGVISAAGQAIFTWLPLLFAVGIAIGWAKKSDGTTALAAVVGYMVMYQVFAVMSPIVLAGVKDANGNQATINFGVLGGIVMGLVAANLWTRFHRTKMPDFLGFFSGRRLVPILTAAAGLVIAVLMSFVYRYFDIALTAAGQAVSDNAVIGGGIFGFANRMLIPVGLHQLLNFFPWFQLGSFNANGTIWHGDIARFLNGDPTAGIFQTGFFPIMMFALPAGALAIWRNAKPQNRKVVGGIMLSAALTSFVTGITEPLEYSFMFVAFPLYVIHAFLTGTSLALVNALGIRDGFSFSAGAIDYVLNFGKADGAIWLIPIGLGYAVIYYFLFSFVIKKWNLRTPGREEDTIAENTIDAATKA from the coding sequence ATGAGCGCCACCACCGCCACGGACGTGCCGGAGAAGAAGACCCCGAAGAAGCAGTCGAAGCTCTTCGCCAACGCGCAGCGCCTCGGGCGGAGCCTGCTCCTGCCGATCGCGGTCATGCCCGCCGCGGGCATCCTGAACCGCATCGGTCAGCCGGACCTCCTCGGCGCGATCCCCGGCTTCGAGACCGGCGCGGGCGTCATCTCCGCCGCAGGTCAGGCGATCTTCACCTGGCTGCCGCTGCTCTTCGCGGTCGGCATCGCGATCGGCTGGGCGAAGAAGTCGGACGGCACCACCGCCCTCGCCGCGGTCGTCGGCTACATGGTCATGTACCAGGTCTTCGCGGTGATGTCGCCGATCGTGCTCGCGGGTGTGAAGGACGCGAACGGGAACCAGGCGACGATCAACTTCGGCGTCCTCGGCGGCATCGTGATGGGTCTCGTCGCCGCGAACCTCTGGACGCGGTTCCACCGGACGAAGATGCCCGACTTCCTCGGGTTCTTCTCGGGGCGGCGTCTCGTCCCCATCCTCACCGCAGCCGCGGGCCTGGTCATCGCGGTCCTCATGTCCTTCGTCTACCGCTACTTCGACATCGCCCTCACGGCCGCTGGCCAGGCCGTCTCGGACAACGCCGTCATCGGTGGCGGCATCTTCGGGTTCGCGAACCGCATGCTGATCCCCGTCGGCCTGCACCAGTTGCTCAACTTCTTCCCGTGGTTCCAGCTCGGCAGCTTCAACGCCAACGGCACGATCTGGCACGGTGACATCGCCCGCTTCCTCAACGGCGACCCGACCGCGGGCATCTTCCAGACCGGCTTCTTCCCGATCATGATGTTCGCCCTGCCGGCCGGTGCCCTCGCCATCTGGCGGAACGCGAAGCCGCAGAACCGCAAGGTCGTCGGCGGCATCATGCTGTCCGCCGCGCTCACCTCGTTCGTGACGGGCATCACCGAACCCCTCGAGTACTCGTTCATGTTCGTGGCGTTCCCGCTCTACGTCATCCACGCGTTCCTGACCGGCACCTCGCTCGCCCTCGTCAACGCGCTCGGCATCCGAGACGGGTTCTCGTTCTCGGCGGGCGCGATCGACTACGTGCTGAACTTCGGCAAGGCGGACGGTGCGATCTGGCTCATCCCGATCGGCCTCGGCTACGCGGTGATCTACTACTTCCTGTTCTCGTTCGTGATCAAGAAGTGGAACCTCCGCACGCCCGGCCGCGAGGAGGACACGATCGCCGAGAACACGATCGACGCGGCCACCAAGGCGTAG
- a CDS encoding PTS transporter subunit EIIB — protein sequence MADIKAADIIAALGGADNIDEVEGCITRLRVEVEDGDLVDKAALQAAGAQAVVGGGTGWQVIVGPIADNLAQDIQDEL from the coding sequence ATGGCCGACATCAAGGCAGCCGACATCATCGCCGCGCTCGGCGGTGCCGACAACATCGACGAGGTCGAGGGCTGCATCACGCGCCTCCGCGTCGAGGTCGAGGACGGCGACCTCGTGGACAAGGCCGCCCTCCAGGCCGCCGGCGCCCAGGCCGTCGTCGGCGGCGGCACCGGCTGGCAGGTCATCGTCGGCCCGATCGCGGACAACCTCGCGCAGGACATCCAGGACGAGCTGTGA
- a CDS encoding glucose PTS transporter subunit IIA translates to MTAVRTPFGGPVVALADVPDPVFAGQLVGAGVAVDPTGVEGPVTAVAPVDGTIVKLHPHAFALQGASGTDVLVHVGIDTVKLSGEGFELLAAEGDTVAAGDPVVRFTPSVISAAGYSPICPVVVLGSAPDSVPQGAVGTTVREGDALFEA, encoded by the coding sequence GTGACGGCGGTCCGCACGCCGTTCGGTGGTCCGGTCGTCGCACTGGCGGACGTGCCGGACCCGGTGTTCGCCGGGCAGCTCGTCGGCGCCGGGGTCGCTGTCGACCCGACGGGCGTCGAGGGGCCGGTGACCGCGGTGGCCCCGGTCGACGGCACGATCGTCAAGCTGCACCCGCACGCGTTCGCACTGCAGGGCGCCTCCGGCACGGACGTCCTCGTGCACGTCGGCATCGACACCGTGAAGCTCTCGGGCGAGGGCTTCGAGCTCCTCGCGGCCGAGGGCGACACGGTCGCGGCGGGTGACCCGGTCGTCCGGTTCACCCCGTCGGTGATCTCCGCCGCCGGCTACTCGCCGATCTGCCCCGTCGTCGTGCTCGGCTCCGCGCCGGACTCGGTACCGCAGGGCGCCGTCGGCACCACGGTCCGCGAGGGCGACGCGCTCTTCGAGGCGTAG